From a single Epinephelus fuscoguttatus linkage group LG18, E.fuscoguttatus.final_Chr_v1 genomic region:
- the tmem174 gene encoding transmembrane protein 174, giving the protein MDQGFWTNMVVQRPVMETNRARNPTAALGGPPDDPARVITPALRPHQSHSLLDGEKTAAVLLFSGVFLALVGVTFTAMGWYQYTSNANFEWTQLLGPILISVGGTFALTSVCKFGIISCWPCTQWDEEVLVMPVMEQNSAGHSCMISGRNQPIRLHNAATMLCIPPQYSFTAQEVHQAVGLQPGRSVNGVLAACSPHDAVCCMDNAVFTAEEGGSAHNTETDRRRGRTERTEDERGCVDESGAACSPPPAYEDIYPSFSKHDLT; this is encoded by the exons ATGGACCAAGGTTTCTGGACTAACATGGTTGTGCAAAGGCCTGTAATGGAGACCAACAGAGCTAGAAATCCAACAGCAGCCCTCGGTGGGCCACCTGATGACCCGGCTCGGGTGATCACACCTGCTCTTCGCCCTCATCAGTCACACAGTTTGTTGGATGGTGAGAAGACTGCAGCCGTCCTGCTGTTCTCAGGGGTGTTCCTAGCCCTTGTGGGTGTCACTTTCACTGCCATGGGCTGGTATCAGTATACATCCAATGCTAACTTTGAGTGGACCCAATTGCTGGGCCCCATCTTGATCTCCGTCGGAGGCACTTTTGCTCTTACCAGCGTCTGCAAGTTTGGGATCATCTCATGCTGGCCCTGCACACAGTGGGATGAAGAAGTGCTTGTAATGCCTGTGATGGAGCAAAACTCAGCAGGACATTCTTGTATGATAAGTGGCAGAAATCAACCAATCAGGTTACACAATGCAGCGACAATGCTATGCATTCCACCTCAGTATAGCTTTACAGCCCAGGAAGTACACCAGGCCGTTGGGTTACAGCCTGGCAGGTCTGTGAATGGTGTCCTTGCAGCCTGTTCTCCACATGACGCTGTATGCTGCATGGATAatgcagtgttcacagcagAAGAAGGCGGCTCAGctcacaacacagaaacagatcGCAGACGAGGCAG GACCGAGAGGACAGAGGATGAAAGAGGATGTGTTGACGAGAGCGGCGCTGCCTGTTCACCTCCACCTGCATACGAGGACATCTACCCTTCCTTCAGCAAACACGATCTGACATAA